A stretch of DNA from Sandaracinaceae bacterium:
GTTCGGGCTCGCGGCGAGCGTGCAGGTGGAGCTGCCGACCGGCAGCCCGACGGAGCTCGTCGGGGACGCCACCCTCGCGCTCGTGCCCTCGCTGATCGCCGAGTGGCGCCCCGCGCGCGAGCTCCGCCTCGGCGCCGAGGTGGGCTATCGGCTCGCCATCGCGGACGGCGCGACGCTCCGGACCGGCGGACGAACGGAGCCAGGGAACCCGGGCGGTGCGGCGCAAGGCCCCGTGCTCGTCGACGGCGAGGGACGGGACCTGCGCTACGAGGACACCCTGCGGTTCGGGCTCGGGCTCGGCTGGCGCTTCACCGACGTCACCGAGCTCGCGGTCGAGCTGATCGGCTCGCAGGTGATCGACGCCTGGGGTCACCCGCACGCCCTCTCGCTCGAGGCCCTCGGCGGCCTGAAGGTCTTCGTCGAGCGCAACAGCTACCTCCTGCTCGGCGGCGGCGCGGGGCTGCCGACGGGAGGGTTCCAGGCGGCGGACATTCGCGGGCTCGTGGGCTTCGTCTTCGAGCCGTCGATGGGCGACCGGGACGGCGACGGCATGCGCGACGACGTCGACCGATGCCCCGACGAGCCCGAGGACTACGACGGCTTCGCGGACGAGGACGGCTGCCCCGAGCTGGACAACGACCGGGACGGGATCCTCGACGACGACGACGCCTGCCCGATGGTGCCCGAGGACCGCGACGGCGAAGCGGACGAGGACGGCTGCCCCGAAGGCGACGAGGGCGACCGGGACGGCGACGGCATCCTCGACGTGGACGACCGCTGCCCGGACGACCCCGAAGACATCGACGGCTTCGAGGACGAGGAGGGCTGCCCCGACCTCGACAACGACCGGGACGGCCTGCTCGACACCGACGACCTCTGCCCCGACGACCCCGAGGACCTCGACGGCTTCGAGGACCAGAACGGCTGCCCCGACGTCGACAACGACGGCGACCGCATCCTCGACGTGGACGACCGCTGCCCCGACCGGGCCGAGATCTACAACGGCACCGAGGACGAGGACGGCTGCCCCGACACCGGCATCGTCGACTGGGAGGGGGGCACGATGCGCATGTTCGAGCAGATCCTCTTCGCGTACGACAGCGCGGAGATCCTGCCCGAGAGCGAGAACCTGCTCGACGCGATCACGGCCTCGATCCAGGGCAACCCGCAGATGCGTCTGCTCGAGGTGCAGGGCCACGCCGATGACCGCGGCTCCGACGAATACAACATCGCCCTGACCCGGGATCGCGCGGCGGCCGTCGTGCAGGCGCTGGTCCTGCGCGGCGTCGATCCGCAGCGGCTGAGGAGCGCGGGCTACGGCGAGCGCTGCCCCGCGCAGGCCGGCACCTCGCAGGCCGCGCGCGACGCGAACCGCCGCGTGGAGATCAAGGTGCTGCGCACCGAGGACGGCCCCACGGGCGTGGAGGTGGCCTGCCCGGCCGGGCGCGAGCTCATCCCGCGTTAGCGAGCTGCTGAAGGCGCAGGCTGCTTCCTTGCTCGTCGCGCTCCTCGAGAACTGTGACCGCTGATTCGCGGGCAAGGGCACGGGCAAGGGGCAGGCAGGCTGAAGAACGTGAGCGTTCTTCAGCTGCCTGCTGGGCTCAGAACGTACACGTGAGGCCCACGAACGAGTCGTCTCCCGGGCCCCCGGCCGGGAGCTCGGCCAGCGGGACGCGCTCGAGCTCCACGCCCGCCGCGTCGGTGCGGACGAGCTCGCCTCCCCAGCGCGCCATCCAGAGGAGCGTCCCGTCCCGGTCGCGCCACGCCCCACGCAGGGCCTCGTTCGGCCCGGGCATGACGGTGTGCTCGAGGGTCCGGAGGCTCAGGAGCGCGCGCTCGTTCGAGTCGAGGTCCTGCATCGTCACCTCGTCGGCGCTCACCGCGAACATGCCGGTCCAGCCGAAGGGGAGCGTGAAGGGGCGGTCCTCCTCGCCGGGCACCCGGAGCACGCCGCGCCCGAGCTCGTCCACGCGGTCGATCCAGCCGAGCGCGCGGGACGACACGTTGACGGGCGTACCGCAGGGCGCGGGGCTCAGGCTGGTGCTCCCGTCGACCAGGGACACGTCATAGCGGCGGCACTCCCCGGTGCGCCCATCGCGCGCGCTCCAGACCATGGCGTCGCGGAAGAGCGCGGGGGCGTCGCTCAGCAGACCGACCGAGTCGCCGGTCACCACGCCCGCGCACGCTCGCCCCGACAGGTCGAAGATCCACTGGGTGGGCGCGGTGGCGTCGAGCGCGGTGGTCATGCAGCGGTCCGCGTCGAGGCGCGCCACGCACGCGGCCTCGAAGAGCGGGCAATCCAGCGATCCCTCGCAGGGCCCCGCCAGCGTGGACACGCAGCCGCGACCGGGGTCGCAGGCCTCGTCGACGCCGCACATCGCGTCGTCGCCGACCTCGAAGCATGCCCCGTCGCGGCAGCGCGCGAAGCCGCACGAGGCGGCGGGCGCGGCGCAGTCGGCGTCGACCGAGCACGAAGGTGGCGGGCAGCGCTCGGGGGTCTCGGGCGTGCACGCGGGATCGACGCACGCGCCGTCGAGGCACGCGCTGAGCGCGGGGTCACCGGCCGGACAGACCACCCCCGCGCAGTCCCGGGTGATGAGGACGGTCACCGCCTTGGCGCCGCCCTGCACGCGAAGCCGGACCTCCCGCGAAGTGAAGGCGCGACCGGACGCCCCGATGAGGCGCACGGTCAGGGCGTGCTCCCCCGCCGCCAGCCCGTCGATCTCGGCGAGCCGGATCCCCTCGAGGAGGTCGGCGCCCGCGTCGATCGGCAGCTCTCGCTCGACCGTCTCGCCCGGGCCGGAGAGCGTGAGCGAGACGAGGCGCACCTCGGTCTGCGCGCCGTAGTCCGTCCGCAGCGACACGACGAGCACGCCCTCGCTCCCGCACCCGAGCAGCCACAGCGCGAACAGGACCGCAAGGCATCCTCGCACCGCGTCAGGCTATCACGGCGTGTGAAGGGTCAGCGCCAGCCTCGTGGCGCCCGGGAGCGTGGTGGTGAAGCGCCGGAGCAAGGCGGCGCCGTCGGCGTCGAGCGCCTCGAGGCGCATCCACGTGACCGTGCCGAGCGGCGGGGGGTGGGACTGCGTGAAGCGGCCCTGGCGCCAGGTGCCCACCACGCGTCCGTCGAGAAGCACGCGGAGGGCGCCGTGGGTCTCACCAGGGATCGCGACGTCGAGTCGCCCCGCGCGCGCCTGCCACGGCAGCGCGTAGAGCAGCCACGCGGAGTCGCTCTCCGCGCAGCCCTCGGCGAGCGCCCACGGATCGACCTCGAGGGTCTCGCCCTCCCAGTCGCCTTCGACGAAGGGCACCACGCGCTCCACCCCGAGCGCCCAGTCGGAGTCGGGCGCGCCATTCGCCTCGACGCGGTCCCACGGCTTGGCGCGGGCCTGCAAGAGCCGACGCACGGGCGCGGTCTCCTCCGCGAGAGGCCCCCAGGGCCAGATCCCGTGCGAGTCCTCGTGCTCCTGCCACGGGCGGTAGATCCAGAGCAAGACCCCGTCCGTGCCGTCGTGGGAGGCGCGGTCGAAGAAGGTCTCGAACCACGCGGCGCGCGGCGCGAACGGGCCGTCGTCTCCGCGCGGCACGCCGACCTCGCCCACGAGGAGCGGGAGACCCAGCGCGTCCGCGCTCGCCGCGCGGTGATCGAGCCAGTCGCCGAGCGCGTCGGGGTCCACCGCGTCGACCAGGTTCTGCGGGTAGCCGTGGGTGTCGGCGTAGCCGATCTCGGGCAGCCGATGGATCTGCTTCCAGAACGCGAGAGACTGCTCGCTGTTGTAGCCGATGTGCCCCGCGGCGATGAGGTGGTTCGGGTCGAGCGCCCGGACCCGCGACGACATCGTCCGGACCCAGTCGAGCTGCGCGCGCTGCGCCGCGCACGTGGGGGAGGACAGCTCGTTGACGAGCTCCCACGCGAAGATCGTCGGGTCGTCGCGGTAGGGCACGCCGGTCACCGTGTTGCGGCGCGCGACCAGCCGCTCGACGTGCGCGAGGTAGAGCGCTCTGGCCGCCTCGCTTTCGAGCACCGCGCGCAGCTCCGAGGGGAGCAGGTGCCGCCGCCGCGGGGTGATCCCGGCCCAGCGCGCGAGCTGCGGGAGGCCGCCGCGGTCGCCCCACCGGTTGGCGAGCACGAGGATCACCCGCACGTCGTTCGCGCGCGCCTCCGCGAGCACGCGGTCGAGGTGCACGAAGGACTCCTCCACCCACGCGTCGGGGCCGAGCCGGAAGGCGACGTCGCGCCGCCAGGCCTCGTCTCCCTCCGTCTCTCCGAGCGCCCACACGCGCGCCAGGCGCACGCCGTCGCCCGCCATCGACTCGAGCAGGCGGGGCGTGTCGGCGCGTGCGGTCCCACCGTGTACGAGAGACGCGTTGACGCCCACGAAGCGCACCGGGCGCTCGCCGATCACGAAGCGCGCGCCGTCCGCGCGCACGAACTCGCCCTCGTCGATCGCGGGGAGCGGCGAGCGCTCCTTGGTCAGGTCGGCGGCGGGCGGCGGGCGGGCGCAGCCCGCGAGGCAGACCAGCGCGAGGCAGATGCGGTACATCTTCGACGAACCATAACCCGAAGGGAGCGCGATGACGCTCGACCCTCAACGGCGCGCGCGGCCGCCTGGCCCCGCTCCGGTCACCAAGAACCCGTTCTCGCTCCTCGCCTACATGCGCCGGATGCGCGACGGCGCGGCGCAGACGGTGGGCGCGCGCTTCGAGACCTACGGCGACATCTACTACGCGCCGTTCCTGGGACGGGACGTGTACGTGCTGCGCCACCCCGACCACATCCGGGAGGTGTTGATCCGCCAGGCGTCGAAGCTCGGCAAGCCGACGAGCGGGCTCACCGCGTCGCAGCTCTCGCGCCTGCTCGGCGAGGGGCTGCTCAACGCGAACGGCGACTCGTGGCGGCGCCGGCGCCGGCTCATCCAGCCCGCGTTCTCGAGCAAGCGCCTGCAGGCGTACGCGGAGACGATCGGCGCGCACACCGAAGACGCGCTGGCGCGATGGAGACCTGGACAGCGCGTGGACCTGAGCCGCGAGATGATGGAGCTGACCCTGCGCATCGTGAGCAAGACCCTCTTCGACCACGACGTGCACGGAGAGACGGATCGATTCGCGGCGGCCATCCACACCTTCCGGCAGGCGTTCGGCGGGATCGACGCGATGCTCCCGGACTGGGTCCCCACGCGGGGCAAGCGCCGGACCCTCGCCGCCATGGAGGAGGTGGACGCGCTCGTGTACGGGCTGATCGACGCGCGGCGCGCCAGCGCCGGGGGAGGGGGCGACGACCTGCTCACCGCGCTGGCGACCGGAGGCGACGGCGACGATCGCCTCACGCGAAGGGAGCTGCGCGACGAGCTGCTGACCCTCTTCATCGCCGGGCACGAGACCACCTCGCACGCGCTCACCTGGACCCTTCATCTGCTGTCGCAGCACCGGGCGATCGAGGCGCGGGTGCGGGACGAGGTGCGCGCTTTCGACGCCGCGGGGCCGGGGTGGGACGACCTGCCTGCCCTCGCTCTGACGCGACGCGTGCTCGAGGAGTCGATGCGACTCTACCCGCCGGCCTACGCCGTGCCGCGCACGGCCACCGAGGACGTGGAGGTCGGCGGCTACGTCATCCCCGCCGGCGCGGACGTCGTGATCTGGATACACCACGTGCACCGCGACGGGCGCTGGTTCGAGGACCCGGAGCGCTTCGACCCCGATCGCTTCCTGCCCGAGCGAAAGAAGGCGCTGCCCCAGTGTGCGTATCTCCCGTTCGGCGCGGGGCAGCGCGCGTGCATCGGAAAACAGTTTGCCATGATGGAGGCTCAGCTCATCCTGGCCCGCGTGCTGCGCGCGTGGAGCTTCGACCCGGACCCCGCGCACGTCGTGCGCCCGCGGCTCGCCGTGACCATGTCGCCGCGTGGGGGGCTGCCGGTGTTCCTGCGCGAGGTCGATATTTCGTAAGCCGTGCGCTTCCAGCCGGGTCGCGGACGCCTCGGCGGCCCGGCTCTTCAGTCGAGCTCGTGACGCTGCTTCAGCTTGATGAGGTAGGTGCGGTCCATGCGCCCCTCACGCGCGGCGGCCGAGACGTTGCCGTCGTTGCGCTCCAGCAGGCGCTGAACGTAGCGGCGCTCGAACGCGTCGAGGAGGAGGCGGCGCGCGTCCTTGTAGGGTTGCGTGAGCAGCGCGTCGTTCAGCGCCGCGTCGCTTTCGGCCGGCAGATCCGCGGCGTGGAGCGCGGGCGTCTCCCCCATGGCGAGCGTCGCCTCCACCACGTTCCGCAGCTCGCGCACGTTCCCCGGCCAGCGATGCTGGCAGAGCGCCGTCATCGCGTCGGCGGAGAACACCTCGCCGACCGCTCCGTCGTGCCCGGCCTCACGCAGGAAGTGCTCGACCAGGAGCGGCACGTCTTCGAGGCGCGCCCGGAGCGGGGGCAGCTCGAGCACCACCACCGCGAGCCGGTAGTAGAGATCCAGCCGGAACGATCCCTCATTGACCTCGGCGCGCAGATCGCGGTGCGTCGCGGCCACCACGCGCACGTCGGCCTCCACCTCCTTGCGTCCGCCGACCCGCCGGAAGCGCCCACGCTCCAGCACCCCGAGCAGCGCGGGTTGCAACTCGGCGCCCAGCTCCCCGATCTCGTCGAGGAAGAGCGTCCCTCCGTGCGCGCGCTCGAACGCGCCCACGTGCTGTCGCTCGGCGCCCGTGAACGCGCCCTTCTCGTGCCCGAACAGCTCCGACGCCACCAGCGCGGGCGAGAGCGCCCCACAATCCACCGTCACGAAGGGCCCACCCCGACGCCTCGACTCCTCATGCAGCGCGCGCGCCACCCGCTCCTTCCCCGTCCCCGACTCGCCCACCAGCAGCGCAGGCATCTCCGCCCTGGCCGCCTTGCCGACGCGCGCCATCAGCCGCCGCATCACCGCGGTTCGCCCGCGCAGCCCCGCGAGCTCATCCCCCTCGAGCAGCTCGAGCGTGATCCGCGCCCCGTCGTCCACCCGGATGGTGGTGTGCCCGAGCGAGAGCCTCGCCCCGGGCGGCACCGTGCCCCGCTCGATCCGCGCGCCCTCGTACCGCGTCCCGTTCGTCGACCCGTGGTCGATGACCCGCACCCCCTCCTCGCCGCGCCGCAGCTCGAGGTGGTAGCGGCTCACCGTCGGGTCGGCGATGACCAGATCGTTCCCCTCGGCGGATCCGACGCTGAGCGACTCGGCCGCGCCCTCTGCCCGCGCCCCCTTCGTCTCCCCGTCGACGACCTCGACGGAGAGCGACCGAATGGGCAGCCCCGGCGTGT
This window harbors:
- a CDS encoding cytochrome P450; translation: MTLDPQRRARPPGPAPVTKNPFSLLAYMRRMRDGAAQTVGARFETYGDIYYAPFLGRDVYVLRHPDHIREVLIRQASKLGKPTSGLTASQLSRLLGEGLLNANGDSWRRRRRLIQPAFSSKRLQAYAETIGAHTEDALARWRPGQRVDLSREMMELTLRIVSKTLFDHDVHGETDRFAAAIHTFRQAFGGIDAMLPDWVPTRGKRRTLAAMEEVDALVYGLIDARRASAGGGGDDLLTALATGGDGDDRLTRRELRDELLTLFIAGHETTSHALTWTLHLLSQHRAIEARVRDEVRAFDAAGPGWDDLPALALTRRVLEESMRLYPPAYAVPRTATEDVEVGGYVIPAGADVVIWIHHVHRDGRWFEDPERFDPDRFLPERKKALPQCAYLPFGAGQRACIGKQFAMMEAQLILARVLRAWSFDPDPAHVVRPRLAVTMSPRGGLPVFLREVDIS
- a CDS encoding OmpA family protein — its product is MTSRTCLPVAWFSAALALSLCLAPGASAQSRLSGGGMDLRLLRPPLDSKGLLTLNGTDILGENALSFGLVLDAGFGILPFEGFENDGTVSASDAVRRGRLVDAMFTGTLHANWGIANLLVVGAQLPVSVLTGPDVTVPGQYGEGGGGGLAYQGFGGVVLHGKIRLLRPDRDAFGLAASVQVELPTGSPTELVGDATLALVPSLIAEWRPARELRLGAEVGYRLAIADGATLRTGGRTEPGNPGGAAQGPVLVDGEGRDLRYEDTLRFGLGLGWRFTDVTELAVELIGSQVIDAWGHPHALSLEALGGLKVFVERNSYLLLGGGAGLPTGGFQAADIRGLVGFVFEPSMGDRDGDGMRDDVDRCPDEPEDYDGFADEDGCPELDNDRDGILDDDDACPMVPEDRDGEADEDGCPEGDEGDRDGDGILDVDDRCPDDPEDIDGFEDEEGCPDLDNDRDGLLDTDDLCPDDPEDLDGFEDQNGCPDVDNDGDRILDVDDRCPDRAEIYNGTEDEDGCPDTGIVDWEGGTMRMFEQILFAYDSAEILPESENLLDAITASIQGNPQMRLLEVQGHADDRGSDEYNIALTRDRAAAVVQALVLRGVDPQRLRSAGYGERCPAQAGTSQAARDANRRVEIKVLRTEDGPTGVEVACPAGRELIPR
- a CDS encoding cellulase family glycosylhydrolase; translated protein: MYRICLALVCLAGCARPPPAADLTKERSPLPAIDEGEFVRADGARFVIGERPVRFVGVNASLVHGGTARADTPRLLESMAGDGVRLARVWALGETEGDEAWRRDVAFRLGPDAWVEESFVHLDRVLAEARANDVRVILVLANRWGDRGGLPQLARWAGITPRRRHLLPSELRAVLESEAARALYLAHVERLVARRNTVTGVPYRDDPTIFAWELVNELSSPTCAAQRAQLDWVRTMSSRVRALDPNHLIAAGHIGYNSEQSLAFWKQIHRLPEIGYADTHGYPQNLVDAVDPDALGDWLDHRAASADALGLPLLVGEVGVPRGDDGPFAPRAAWFETFFDRASHDGTDGVLLWIYRPWQEHEDSHGIWPWGPLAEETAPVRRLLQARAKPWDRVEANGAPDSDWALGVERVVPFVEGDWEGETLEVDPWALAEGCAESDSAWLLYALPWQARAGRLDVAIPGETHGALRVLLDGRVVGTWRQGRFTQSHPPPLGTVTWMRLEALDADGAALLRRFTTTLPGATRLALTLHTP
- a CDS encoding sigma 54-interacting transcriptional regulator; translated protein: MSQSTQPAEDTPGLPIRSLSVEVVDGETKGARAEGAAESLSVGSAEGNDLVIADPTVSRYHLELRRGEEGVRVIDHGSTNGTRYEGARIERGTVPPGARLSLGHTTIRVDDGARITLELLEGDELAGLRGRTAVMRRLMARVGKAARAEMPALLVGESGTGKERVARALHEESRRRGGPFVTVDCGALSPALVASELFGHEKGAFTGAERQHVGAFERAHGGTLFLDEIGELGAELQPALLGVLERGRFRRVGGRKEVEADVRVVAATHRDLRAEVNEGSFRLDLYYRLAVVVLELPPLRARLEDVPLLVEHFLREAGHDGAVGEVFSADAMTALCQHRWPGNVRELRNVVEATLAMGETPALHAADLPAESDAALNDALLTQPYKDARRLLLDAFERRYVQRLLERNDGNVSAAAREGRMDRTYLIKLKQRHELD